From the Haemophilus parainfluenzae genome, the window AAAACCAGTTGGGATTTTTTTATCACTTTCTACAGCAATCTTTAAGCCTGAGTTAGGTTGTTTTTTGAAGTAATCTAACACTGCGAGTTTATCATTTACTGTTGCATCAACACGACCTTGTTTTACCGCTTCAAGGTTTTGCGCCAAGCTATCAACGGTCACAATAATTGCACCATTATCACGTGCGTCTTTGCTCCAGTTACTGGTTGCAGATTGTGCAGATTTTTTACCTTTTAAATCAGGGAATGATTTAATGCTATCGTTATCGGCTTTCGTCACGATTACGCCAGCAGAGTAGTTATAAGGTGCACTGTAATCATATTTTTTTAAACGTTCTGGGCTTGGATTGGTTTGGTTAGCAATAACATCAAAGCGTTTTGCATTTAAACCTGCATACATACCGTCCCAAGCGGTTTCTTTAAATTCGACTTTCCAACCTAATTTTTGCGCTACTTTTTCGATAATTTCCACATCGAAACCGGTTAACTTGCCATCTTTGTCATGGAAAGTAAATGGCGCGTAAGTACCTTCAGTACCGACTAATAAGGTTTTAGTTTGTTCAACGCGATCAGCAATTTCACCGGCGTTAGCAAAAGTAGAAAGGGCTAATCCTGCCGCTAAAAGTGCGGTGCTAAAAAATGATTTTTTCATAAGTATTCCTTTTTTAGATAAATAACGAAAGTGAAATGAATTATAAGAAGCGAAAAAGAAAAGAAAAGTATTATTTATTTATGAATTATTTCTTTTTGTTATATCAAATAAAAACTGTTTAATTAATAAACAAAAAAAGGT encodes:
- a CDS encoding amino acid ABC transporter substrate-binding protein; translation: MKKSFFSTALLAAGLALSTFANAGEIADRVEQTKTLLVGTEGTYAPFTFHDKDGKLTGFDVEIIEKVAQKLGWKVEFKETAWDGMYAGLNAKRFDVIANQTNPSPERLKKYDYSAPYNYSAGVIVTKADNDSIKSFPDLKGKKSAQSATSNWSKDARDNGAIIVTVDSLAQNLEAVKQGRVDATVNDKLAVLDYFKKQPNSGLKIAVESDKKIPTGFAFLKGEEPLIAKVNQALEELRKDGTLKQISIKWFGDDITQ